AAGGATGCTGGAGGAAGTCAGCAAAGTTTCGACGATGCTGAAAAGATAGCCACTCGTGGAGGATGAGGTTTTGTTACAATTCCTGTACAGCCCCATCGGCGTTCACATTGCTGAAATGGGGTTTGAGGATTCGGACGTGCAGCGGATTATGAAGGCGATTTCCTGGCTCCACGACAACTTCTCCAGCAAAGGAAAGTTGCAGACTTGGACGAGCTGGTACTATGAATGGGACCTCGTTTCACAAGCATTGGCATTTACTTCGATGAGCCTGTTGCAATACCAAAAAGCGCTGTGTCTCCGTGAAGCGAGAAGTCTGATGCTATCCAGCTTGATGGATGCGACCACTGCATGTCAGCTAGTAGGGGATGTGATCAACTCTCAATTTAGCCGAGATTACAGTCGTTTTTTTTGAAAGCCTGCCGATCAGAGATATTACGAGAATGCGTCTACGGGCTACATACCAGTGGCTGATTGTAATGACGGATGATGTGGATCTACAGGATAGTCTTAAGTTCCTGAGGGAACGGGAGAGTGTGCCTATACTGAGGTTTAAGGAAGTGGTGCAGATTATTATTGATGATCGAAATCAGAAGCGGATTTTCTGAAAAGTATATTTCAAACAAAAGCCGGCAAGCTTCCCTTAGGAGCT
This genomic stretch from Paenibacillus sp. FSL H7-0737 harbors:
- a CDS encoding helix-turn-helix transcriptional regulator; the protein is MLQFLYSPIGVHIAEMGFEDSDVQRIMKAISWLHDNFSSKGKLQTWTSWYYEWDLVSQALAFTSMSLLQYQKALCLREARSLMLSSLMDATTACQLVGDVINSQFSRDYSRFF